One genomic segment of Stenotrophomonas sp. 704A1 includes these proteins:
- a CDS encoding DUF7716 domain-containing protein: protein MIELLDLRQTLHAFAACIDDHAVYRSFGWVHATEGDLLQARFWLPPDEETAFDDDSDVPAAARALGLTTYLEPATFADVLDVQKRQRPLSDLADYAGALAYYHEYDAFQQVDGIDEALGEATAEDQAAARAAGVGAGIFASFELQLLACAADQLKAAAQCVARLHGVPVGEALARCRALPLLLGEALDRDRAQVVKQEFEAIGATVQVRGFKPFPWMDAPRLR from the coding sequence ATGATCGAACTGCTGGACCTGCGGCAGACCCTGCACGCCTTCGCCGCCTGCATCGACGACCACGCGGTGTACCGGTCCTTTGGCTGGGTGCACGCCACCGAGGGTGACCTGCTGCAGGCGCGCTTCTGGTTGCCGCCTGACGAGGAGACTGCGTTCGACGATGACAGCGACGTGCCGGCAGCGGCGCGTGCGCTGGGGCTGACCACCTACCTGGAGCCGGCCACGTTTGCCGATGTGCTGGACGTGCAGAAGCGCCAGCGTCCGTTGTCCGATCTGGCCGATTACGCAGGTGCGCTGGCGTACTACCACGAGTACGACGCGTTCCAGCAGGTGGACGGTATCGACGAGGCGCTGGGTGAGGCGACGGCCGAAGACCAGGCCGCGGCACGCGCTGCCGGTGTGGGCGCGGGCATCTTCGCCTCGTTCGAGCTGCAGCTGCTGGCCTGTGCGGCGGATCAGCTGAAGGCCGCCGCACAGTGCGTGGCGCGCCTGCACGGGGTGCCGGTGGGCGAGGCGCTGGCACGTTGCCGCGCACTGCCGCTGTTGCTGGGCGAAGCCCTGGACCGCGACCGCGCGCAGGTGGTCAAGCAGGAATTCGAAGCGATCGGCGCGACCGTGCAGGTACGCGGGTTCAAGCCGTTTCCGTGGATGGACGCGCCACGCCTGCGGTAG
- a CDS encoding LysR family transcriptional regulator, translating to MDLNAVRMLVQVAEARSFTVAAGQLGLSQSGLSRAIGRLEATLGVKLLQRNTRNVALTPDGRQFVEQVAPLLAGLGDAERQLADRPCTPSGTLKISAPSMFGRKVLVPLLGPLLQQHPQLQVEAVLNDRLVDLVEEGFDAALRTGVIADQRIIARPLRPLRWVTVASPAYLARCGAPADVAALQDHACLAVRNLRSGRVVEWQFLLDGQLCEVTPPTRMVFDSGDPLVEAAIAGIGIVQVMDFAVADALADGRLQRVLQPFEGRSRALSLIYPPSRQHSPKLQVLADALLAGDW from the coding sequence ATGGACCTCAATGCAGTGCGCATGCTGGTGCAGGTGGCCGAGGCGCGCAGCTTCACCGTGGCCGCCGGCCAGCTGGGCCTGAGCCAGTCCGGCCTGTCGCGGGCGATCGGCCGGCTGGAGGCCACGCTGGGGGTGAAGCTGCTGCAGCGGAACACCCGCAACGTGGCGCTGACCCCGGATGGCCGCCAATTCGTGGAGCAGGTGGCGCCGCTGCTGGCCGGCCTGGGTGACGCCGAGCGGCAGCTGGCCGATCGTCCGTGCACGCCCTCGGGCACCTTGAAGATCAGCGCGCCGTCGATGTTCGGCCGCAAGGTGCTGGTGCCGTTGCTGGGGCCGTTGCTGCAGCAGCATCCGCAGCTGCAGGTGGAGGCGGTGCTCAACGATCGCCTGGTCGATCTGGTCGAGGAAGGGTTCGACGCCGCCCTGCGTACCGGCGTCATCGCCGACCAGCGCATCATTGCCCGCCCGCTGCGGCCGTTGCGCTGGGTGACCGTGGCCAGCCCGGCCTATCTGGCGCGTTGTGGAGCGCCGGCCGATGTCGCCGCGCTGCAGGATCATGCCTGCCTGGCAGTGCGCAACCTGCGCAGCGGTCGCGTGGTCGAATGGCAGTTCCTGCTGGACGGACAGCTGTGTGAGGTCACCCCGCCAACGCGGATGGTGTTCGACAGTGGCGATCCGCTGGTGGAAGCGGCGATCGCCGGCATCGGCATCGTGCAGGTGATGGATTTCGCCGTGGCCGACGCGTTGGCCGATGGTCGCCTGCAGCGCGTGCTGCAGCCGTTCGAGGGCCGCAGCCGCGCGCTGTCATTGATCTACCCGCCGTCGCGGCAGCATTCACCGAAGCTGCAGGTGCTGGCCGACGCGTTGCTGGCCGGCGATTGGTAG
- a CDS encoding MFS transporter, with amino-acid sequence MSPLKHPRWALTLLATAQLIIALDATIIFVALHDMGRALQINAQQLQWVVSAYTVAFGGSLLLGGRAADLIGRRRFYRLGMLLFALASLLGALAPNATLLIIARAAQGIGAALLFPATLALINTLYAEGPVRNRALAIWSMASAVGLALGTLLGGVLTQAFGWPAVLAVIVPLATACAVAAGAWLPADGPRAQGRSFDLAGCITVTLGGSLLVTTLVQGPEWGWTAPATLGCLLLSALLLVAFVQIEQRSRDPLMQFALLRLPGLRAALGLTFAFMSSYGVQYYFMALYFQDGYGWSPLQAGLAFLPATAVCTVGIQLAEWMLQRWSARRVLVTGQLAGAAGIAWVAALLPHGADFWPLLPGVIVLSIGQGMTWTSMWIVAGQGVPAAQQGVASGMAATAQQIGGALGLAVLVMVANAGAGVAGSASALAGLVHAEYGAALFALLGAVIALGLRPAAVDSPAPVCLTNDT; translated from the coding sequence ATGTCCCCTCTGAAACACCCGCGCTGGGCGCTGACCCTGCTGGCCACCGCCCAGCTGATCATCGCCCTGGACGCCACCATCATCTTCGTCGCCCTGCATGACATGGGCCGCGCGCTGCAGATCAATGCGCAGCAGCTGCAGTGGGTGGTCAGTGCCTACACCGTGGCCTTTGGCGGCAGCCTGCTGCTGGGCGGCCGTGCCGCCGACCTGATCGGCCGCCGCCGCTTCTACCGGCTGGGCATGCTGCTGTTCGCGCTGGCCTCGCTGCTGGGGGCGCTGGCGCCGAACGCCACGCTGCTGATCATCGCGCGCGCGGCACAGGGCATCGGCGCGGCGCTGCTGTTCCCGGCCACGCTGGCACTGATCAACACGCTGTACGCAGAAGGGCCGGTGCGCAACCGCGCGCTGGCGATCTGGAGCATGGCCAGCGCGGTGGGCCTGGCATTGGGCACGCTGCTCGGTGGGGTGCTGACCCAGGCGTTCGGCTGGCCGGCGGTGCTGGCGGTGATCGTGCCGCTGGCTACCGCGTGTGCGGTCGCGGCCGGTGCATGGCTGCCGGCCGACGGCCCGCGTGCGCAGGGCCGTTCGTTCGATCTGGCCGGCTGCATCACCGTCACCCTCGGCGGCAGCCTGCTGGTGACCACGCTGGTGCAGGGCCCGGAATGGGGCTGGACCGCGCCGGCCACACTGGGCTGCCTGCTGCTGTCGGCACTGCTGCTGGTGGCCTTCGTGCAGATCGAACAGCGCAGCCGCGACCCGCTGATGCAGTTCGCGCTGCTGCGCCTGCCCGGCCTGCGCGCCGCGCTCGGCCTGACCTTCGCCTTCATGAGCAGCTACGGCGTGCAGTACTACTTCATGGCGCTGTATTTCCAGGATGGCTACGGCTGGAGCCCGCTGCAGGCCGGGCTGGCGTTCCTGCCGGCCACCGCGGTGTGCACGGTCGGCATCCAGCTGGCCGAGTGGATGCTGCAGCGCTGGAGCGCGCGCAGGGTGCTGGTGACCGGGCAGCTGGCCGGCGCCGCCGGTATCGCCTGGGTGGCGGCCCTGCTCCCGCATGGCGCGGACTTCTGGCCGCTGCTGCCCGGCGTGATCGTGCTGAGCATCGGCCAGGGTATGACCTGGACCTCGATGTGGATCGTGGCCGGGCAGGGCGTGCCGGCCGCACAACAGGGCGTGGCCTCGGGCATGGCCGCGACCGCGCAGCAGATCGGCGGCGCGCTGGGCCTGGCGGTGCTGGTGATGGTGGCCAATGCCGGTGCGGGCGTTGCAGGTTCGGCCAGCGCGCTGGCCGGGCTGGTGCATGCCGAGTACGGCGCCGCACTGTTCGCCCTGTTGGGCGCGGTCATTGCCCTGGGCCTGCGCCCGGCAGCGGTAGACTCACCTGCTCCTGTCTGCCTGACCAACGACACATGA